The following are encoded together in the Conger conger chromosome 11, fConCon1.1, whole genome shotgun sequence genome:
- the slc20a2 gene encoding sodium-dependent phosphate transporter 2 isoform X3: protein MELDSYLWMVVVGFIIAFVLAFSVGANDVANSFGTAVGSGVVTLKQACILASIFETLGSMLLGAKVGETIRKGIIDVSLYNDTVPVLMAGEVSAMVGSAVWQLIASFLKLPISGTHCIVGSTIGFSMVAIGTKGVQWMQLVKIVASWFISPLLSGLMSGFLFLLIRYFILSRDDPVPNGLRALPLFYATTIGINTFSIMYTGAPMLGLEMLPVWSIALITLAGAVVCALLVWFCVCPWMRRKIASRLKKEQALSRISDESLDKIPEEEEVPVFKELPGAKGGDDAAVPLTGRAAEASAELSGLANGGTVLPNGRVYGRTHSMTNGCLKSPVSNGSFSFDGHVRSDGQVYHTVHKDSGLYKDLLHKIHLGRLDAEGQRPAVENYRALRRNNSYTCYTAAICGMPVQPLLRSETAAEDSEKLVGDSVSYSKKRVRYDSYSSYCNAVAEAEIEAEEGGVEMKLAAGPMQGPDPADDPADEDKEEKDKPQVFLLFHFLQILTACFGSFAHGGNDVSNAIGPLVALWMIYEQGGVMQNATTPIWLLLYGGLGICAGLWVWGRRVIQTMGKDLTPITPSSGFTIELASALTVVFASNIGLPISTTHCKWVLH, encoded by the exons ATGGAGTTGGATTCGTACCTGtggatggtggtggtggggttCATTATCGCTTTTGTTCTGGCGTTTTCCGTGGGGGCCAACGACGTGGCCAACTCCTTCGGCACGGCGGTGGGCTCGGGCGTGGTGACGCTCAAGCAGGCCTGCATCCTGGCTTCCATCTTTGAGACGCTGGGGTCCATGCTGCTGGGGGCCAAGGTGGGGGAGACCATCCGGAAGGGCATCATCGACGTCAGCCTGTACAACGACACGGTGCCCGTGCTGATGGCGGGGGAGGTCAGCGCCATGGTCG GGTCAGCAGTCTGGCAGCTCATTGCGTCTTTTCTGAAGTTGCCGATTTCTGGGacgcattgcattgtgggatctACCATCGGATTCTCTATGGTGGCCATTGGTACTAAGGGTGTGCAGTGGATGCAGCTGGTGAAGATAG TCGCGTCCTGGttcatctctcctctcctctcggGCCTGATGTCTGGCTTCCTGTTCCTCCTCATCAGATACTTCATCCTGAGCCGG GATGACCCTGTTCCCAACGGTCTGCGTGCCCTACCTCTGTTCTACGCCACCACCATCGGCATCAACACCTTCTCCATCATGTACACTGGCGCCCCCA TGTTGGGTTTGGAGATGCTGCCAGTCTGGTCGATAGCCCTGATCACGCTGGCAGGGGCCGTGGTGTGCGCGCTGCTCGTCTGGTTCTGCGTGTGTCCGTGGATGAGAAGGAAAATAGCAA GTCGGCTGAAGAAGGAGCAGGCCTTGTCCCGGATTTCGGACGAGAGCCTGGATAAGAtcccggaggaggaggaggtgccggTGTTTAAGGAGTTGCCGGGGGCGAAGGGCGGGGACGATGCTGCGGTCCCTCTGACTGGCCGAGCCGCCGAAGCCTCGGCGGAGCTCAGCGGATTGGCCAATGGAGGCACAGTGCTGCCGAATGGGCGGGTCTATG gGAGAACCCACTCCATGACCAACGGCTGCCTGAAGTCCCCGGTGTCCAACGGCAGCTTCTCGTTCGACGGGCACGTGCGCAGCGACGGGCAGGTGTACCACACCGTGCACAAGGACTCCGGCCTCTACAAAGACCTGCTGCACAAGATCCACCTGGGCCGCCTGGACGCCGAGGGCCAGCGGCCGGCCGTGGAGAACTACCGCGCGCTGCGCCGCAACAACAGCTACACCTGCTACACGGCGGCCATCTGCGGCATGCCCGTGCAGCCGCTGCTGCGCAGCGAGACCGCGGCGGAGGACAGCGAGAAGCTGGTGGGCGACAGCGTGTCGTACTCCAAGAAGCGCGTGCGCTACGACAGCTACTCCAGCTACTGCAACGCGGTGGCCGAGGCCGAGATCGAGGCCGAGGAGGGCGGCGTGGAGATGAAGCTGGCCGCCGGCCCCATGCAGGGCCCCGACCCCGCCGACGACCCCGCCGACGAGGacaaggaggagaaggacaagCCGCAGGTCTTCCTGCTCTTCCACTTCCTGCAGATCCTCACCGCCTGCTTCGGCTCCTTCGCCCACGGAGGCAACGACGTCAG tAACGCTATTGGCCCCCTGGTGGCGTTGTGGATGATCTATGAACAGGGCGGGGTGATGCAGAATGCTACCACGCCCATCTGGCTGCTGCTGTACGGGGGGTTGGGGAtctgtgctggtctgtgggTCTGGGGGCGCAGGGTGATTCAGACCATGGGGAAGGACCTGACCCCCATCACACCCTCGAG